The Calliopsis andreniformis isolate RMS-2024a chromosome 7, iyCalAndr_principal, whole genome shotgun sequence region TAATTTAGGAAGGTTTGACGATAACCTCGTCAATAGTACAGTGTCGATGAGGCAAGGAGATGAGGATGAGGCGGTTGCTGCTGATCGTATTCCTCTGCGCCGCGCCGCGACTGGCGTGCTGCCAGGCCACGAGGTGGTCGAACATGGCGACCAACTTGCTCGACGAGACCGTTAAGGACGAGTACGAGACCGATCGCTGGATCACTGACGATCACCTGGGGGAACCCTTGGAGATCGACAACCCCCCAGGTCCTAACTTCTACCAGCGCATAGGGTCCTACAGGCGCAACAGGGCGATCGACGACTCCAGGTACTTGTTTTGCTAGGGATACTTCAGTGCTAGAGACTTTTGGAGTATGTACAGGGCGGTTCAAAGTGGGTCACAGATCTGAAGCAAATTTGATAGAATTTTGAAACCAATATTTTGGAAATCAAAGCCAAGATCAGCAATTTAGGAAAAGTCTCTGGAGGAAGTACCCAAATTATCCTGACCCACTTATGGGTCACAGGATTTTGAACATATTGACCTAGTTTTATTCTGAAATTTCTCTCTATACATTAAAAAATTGTCTCATGGCTTTATAGATCGACAGAGGCGAACGCAAAATCGAAGACGAGCACGAAGGCGAACCAACAGCCGGGGCAGTCGTCGAACTTGCCAAAGACAAGCTCAAAAACCGAGGGAAAGCCGCGGCGGTACAAAAACGTGACCATTGGGGATGGTATTTGTCAGAGTATCGACATCAGGAACACAGTGGGTTACTTCGCTATGATGAAGGGCTGTCGCGTGATAGAGGGATTCCTGCAGATCGTGCTGATCGAGAATGATAACGATAAGGAGTTCGATAATGTGCAGTTTCCTGAGCTGCGTGAGATCACTGGTTACCTTCTACTGTACCGTGTGCGCAACCTAAGGAGTATAGGCAAATTGTTTCCGAACCTCGAAGTAATCCGAGGGAACGTGCTGATTACTGACTATGCGTTCGTGGCGTATGAGATGGAGAGTCTGCAAGAGGTAAGCTAGTGATTTTGGTGGATCGTATTGGGTTGGTGCTGATGAAATTGTGGTTATTTGTCGAGTTAGTGGATCATAACTTGAACGAAACTTGTTCAAACTTGTCACAAACCCATACCAACCTACTCCAACTGTTTCAAACTTACTCAAACTTAGTGCAACCCTTTTTTAACAGGTAACAGATTATTTCCACTGTCTTAAATTTCTTTTAACTCACTTGAAGCCATTCTGAGCCACCCTGAACCTACCTCAGCTTTCTCCAACCTGCTCAAACTTGCTCAAACATCTGAAATATCTATTATACTAAATTAGTTTTTAACTCAGTATTCCCTGAATACTACTTAGCACAATACCTGTCTCCATACAAAAATCCTTATTATCAGAGCAAACAGGACGACCACAGAATTAAAGATTCGAGGGTTTCCTCGGGAACCCCAATTTCATACGCACCAGCAATTTCTCGCAAACGCAAACAGTATCGACTGAAAAAGGCAAACGATTCGTGCGAGCGTAGTCCAGTTTGCggagtaaatattttttttaaaagagCTCGCGGACGCTCCTGTTAACCTGAAACAGTGCTAATGCTCCGACTCGCGCGTCCTGTTGTTTCTGAAAATAAACACGCGTATCGCGGGGGTGGCGTGCTCGCTTAGGCGACAAATATTTGCCGTGTTATTTTCGCGGGGATTCGTTTCTTTGCTCGTCGACCGCGGAGGGAAACAGTAAACACCGAGTGAATCGATCGCGAGACGCTGATTTCCATGGATCATTCCCACGATGGAGCGACCCCAGCCAGGGGAGAGTACTGGCTTCTCGAGGCTCCTCCACGTTCCAATTCGCTCGACGTAGCCAGTTGACCCGGCGGGTCAAGTGACGCTAATTAGCCAATCGAATTAACCAGCCGTTTGACCTCTGGCTGCCGATATTGTGCCTGAATCGAGCCCGCGAAACTCTCTTTTGCAGATCGGCCTGAGCAAGCTCACGGAAATCTCGAGGGGTAGCGTGCGCATCGAGAAGAACCCGTACCTCTGCTACACCAACACACTCAACTGGGACCTTATCGTTTCGGTGGGGGAGAACGTTATCAAGGAGAACGGGGAGGAAGTCAAGTGTCTGGGTACTTGATTACGAATTTTTTCATCTAAAATCTATGTCTAAGAGACTAGTCAAAGAAAAGTGGATCAATTTGGCGGCTCCCCGGTTAAGTGATCATGCGCGCGGGCGTTTTGTGATCACTTAACCGGGGTTGGTTATTTTTCGAAGATTTCTGGCGCTCATATTTATTTCCTTCTCATTTTTCACCTTTCCCATTGAGATTAGTGTTCAAAGACTTAGCTTCTGTTGACTGTCTTCCAGCCACAGCTTGCAACAACTGTCCCGAGGGTCTGTGCTGGTCGGAGAAGCACTGTCAGATAACGGAGAAGCCGaaatgccacgagcagtgtctcgGCGAGTGTCGTGGCCCTTCAGACAGCGATTGCTATGTTTGCAAGCACTTTCGGCATGAAGGAAAATGCGTGGAGAAGTGTCCTAACGACCTGTGAGTAGCAATTCTTGGATCTTGGGGTTATAGAGATTCGATTGGTTCCCAGAAAATGATGTTGCCTTCAGATATTCCTATCTTGCGAGACGCTGCGTCTCCAGGGACGAGTGCTACAAGCTGAATCGCGTGAAAAGGGTGTTCTACTTCTTGGAAGACGGACAGGCCTGGAGACCCTTCAATGGATCCTGCATCACCCATTGCCCTGACGGTCACGAGGACGCTCTCGACGAGCAGAATGTAAATTACATATTGAGTCATTAACATTGACTCTGCGAAGCTGTCCTTGTTCTAAATAAGAGGACTCGCTTTCTACTTGCAGATGACAACCTGTCGAGCCTGCGAAAACAGGTGCCAGAAGATCAGTCGCGGCGGTATAATCAGCCATATCTCTGACGCCCAGAAGTTTCGTGGTGTGACCATCGTGAGAGGTGCCCTGAACTTCCAGATTCGAAACGGGAACCCAAATATAATGAATGAGCTCAGCGAcgcattcggtctggtcgaagaGATCACCGAGTACCTGAAGGTCACACACTCGTTCCCTATCACGTCGCTGGGCTTCTTCAAGAAGCTGAAGGTCATCAAAGGAGAGAGACTGGACATGAACAACGCGAGTCTAACCGTGGTGGACAACCCCAACCTCTCTGGCCTATTCCCGCCAGACCAGAAGCTGAAGATCGAGAGGGGCAGGATCGTCTTCCACTACAACCCGAAATTGTGTCTCTCGAAAATCGTCGAGCTGAGTAAGATGGTGAACATCACGAACTTCACAGACACCGAGGTGCAGCCTGAGTCAAATGGCGAAAAAGTGGCTTGCAATATCGTTAACATTAATATCACTGTCAAGCAACTGGGTTCAGACTACGCTGACCTGGCCTGGGACAGCTACAAGCCGCCAGAAGGTCAACAACTGCTCAGCTACCTGTTGCACTATGTTGAAACGGACAACAGGAACATCACCTACGAGACTAATGCCTGTGGAGGCAATAACACCTGGCAGGTGGTCGATGTTGATATTCCAAAAAGAGACACCACCATCTCTAAGCACATTGTCAATCTCAAACCATATACTATGTACGGTGTGTATGTGAAGACCTTCGTGGCCAAGAGCAAGAACTTCGTGAACCCAGTGGGTCAGTCAGAGATCATCTTCTTCAGGACCAAGAGCGCCATACCCTCGCCTCCCACCAACTTGAAGTCTGTTGCTCTGAACGACACTGAGCTGCTAGTGAGCTGGGAGCCACCTATATATCCTAATGGCCCTATAGGCTACTACATGCTCACCAGCACCATCTTGCATGAAGATGAGAACCTGATTTACTCGCGGGACTACTGTAACAACACTTTGGAGGACGAGGTAGAGGTTGAGGACCCGTCGCCAGAAGTGACTATCAGGACATCAGTGGCAAATATCGGTTCCTGCTGTCCAAAGGATGCAGCCACTAGCATCGTCACGTCGAAGAAGTTCGAGATCTTCTGCCAGGAAAACACGAGCATCAGCTACCTGTCGC contains the following coding sequences:
- the LOC143181418 gene encoding insulin receptor, translating into MATNLLDETVKDEYETDRWITDDHLGEPLEIDNPPGPNFYQRIGSYRRNRAIDDSRSTEANAKSKTSTKANQQPGQSSNLPKTSSKTEGKPRRYKNVTIGDGICQSIDIRNTVGYFAMMKGCRVIEGFLQIVLIENDNDKEFDNVQFPELREITGYLLLYRVRNLRSIGKLFPNLEVIRGNVLITDYAFVAYEMESLQEIGLSKLTEISRGSVRIEKNPYLCYTNTLNWDLIVSVGENVIKENGEEVKCLACNNCPEGLCWSEKHCQITEKPKCHEQCLGECRGPSDSDCYVCKHFRHEGKCVEKCPNDLYSYLARRCVSRDECYKLNRVKRVFYFLEDGQAWRPFNGSCITHCPDGHEDALDEQNMTTCRACENRCQKISRGGIISHISDAQKFRGVTIVRGALNFQIRNGNPNIMNELSDAFGLVEEITEYLKVTHSFPITSLGFFKKLKVIKGERLDMNNASLTVVDNPNLSGLFPPDQKLKIERGRIVFHYNPKLCLSKIVELSKMVNITNFTDTEVQPESNGEKVACNIVNINITVKQLGSDYADLAWDSYKPPEGQQLLSYLLHYVETDNRNITYETNACGGNNTWQVVDVDIPKRDTTISKHIVNLKPYTMYGVYVKTFVAKSKNFVNPVGQSEIIFFRTKSAIPSPPTNLKSVALNDTELLVSWEPPIYPNGPIGYYMLTSTILHEDENLIYSRDYCNNTLEDEVEVEDPSPEVTIRTSVANIGSCCPKDAATSIVTSKKFEIFCQENTSISYLSPGWKDYCVDNKYNSMDRKFYELTNHLSTPQPEQKTQPRAFEVDETTLTYNVSGSNYSFVIRNLRHFTRYVITVAACGIKVGESHMCSSVQYTNSRTKKREHADDVRNVRTRVTNNTIVQVTWDLVKDPNALTVSYSIEYANLDVKNAKKITECIPYTGRKEKSNSYFLRNLSPGKYSLRVRSTSLAGDGNFSRVIYFSINLTNTIPVTMISILTLGVLFTTLTVVFLFLRNQHKKKQQERLIASVNPDYIETKYVIDEWEVPRESVEILEELGLGNFGMVYRGYFDKTTPVAIKTISKNASQREKNEFLNEASVMKNFSTYHIIKLLGVVSIENPPFVVMELMENGDLKTYLRRIRDTRLVPDSCKMMRMAAEIADGMAYLESKKFVHRDLAARNCMVSKDLVCKIGDFGMARDIYETDYYKIGRKGLLPIRWMAPENLSDGVFTSDSDVWSFGVVLFEILTLAEMPYQGFSNEEVLSHVLHKGTLAVPRNCPQNIQIIMEKCFKWRPNDRPTFMEIVTELEPFLSQDFCEKSFYHSTEGIESRNLATKKPYHHAAPIRFHWGNETARWVKEFEDNVTLLDQTKAGTSRGRIFKNGFQHFGNVANMEDVPLDR